CTGGTGAAGGATTCCACCGACGTGCCCTATATCGAAGAGGTTATCGACCGGAGAGGGTAGGGCGCCCCGTTCCCGGCGCCCGTCCCGTCATATACGTCCTCTCCGCCCTCTCCGTCGGCTCTTTTTGCCGTCCCTCTCCGCCGGCTCTCTCTGCCGGCTCTCTCCGCTGTTCCTCTCCGCCGTCCTCTCTCTGCCGTCCCTCTCCGTCAATTCCTCTCTCTGTCGTTTCCGTTCCGCCCTATCCTCTCTTCCCCGTTCTTCTCTCTGCTGTTTCTTTTTCTGCTGTCCTTCCTCTGCCGTTCCCGCCTCTTTTCGCGCGCGTGCACATTGCATCCGCTATAAGCGTTGCTTATCGCCCTATAAAAAAAGACAATCGTGATTTTATCCGGATTTTGTGCCTAATCGTTACCTTTGCACTGCACAAACAGAAAAACTAACACTCAAACATTATTACGATTATGGCAAAGAAATGGCGTTGTACCGTATGCGGTTACATTCACGAAGGCCCCGAGGCACCCGACCAGTGCCCGATGTGTAAAGTTGGCAAGGAGAAATTCGTCGAGGTCGTGGAGCAGGAGGGCAACCTCGAATTTGTGACCGAGCATGTCATCGGTGACGGCAAGGGCGCCAGCAAGGAGCTTTGGGAAGGTCTCCAGAACCACTTTATGGGCGAGTGCACCGAGGTGGGCATGTACCTTGCGATGAGCCGCCAGGCCGACCGCGAAGGGTATCCCGAGATCGCCGAGGCATACAAGCGTTACGCATGGGAAGAGGCCGAGCACGCCTCGAAGTTCGCCGAACTGATCGGCGAGGTGGTCTGGGACACCAAGACCAACCTCTACAAGCGCATGAACGCCGAGAGCGGCGCCTGCGAGGACAAGATGCGCCTGGCCCGCATGGCCAAGGAGCAGAACCTCGACGCCGTGCACGACACCGTACATGAAATGGCCAAGGACGAAGCCCGCCACGGCAAAGGTTTCGAAGGCCTTTACAAGCGTTATTTCGGCAAATAGTATTAGGTATTGCAATATATGCGAAAAGGGCGGCATTCACGTGCCGCCCTTTTCATTTACGCATTTCGCGCAGCTTCATAAGCAGTAAAAACTTGTCTGTGAGCCACTCGTACCCCTCCTTGGCGGCACGTGCCACGTCGTAGACCGTTTCGACCTGGTCGCGGATGCGCTCCACGCCCTCGCGTATCGCGAGCAGGTAGATCACCGCTGCGAGCACGGCGAAGAATCCCCCGACGATGAGCGACGAAAGGATGAAGGAGCCCGTCACCACAGACAGCCACTCAACCAGCGCCGTAAGCAGCAGGAAGATGGCGATCGAGGCCGTCATCACGAAGAAGACCAGCGCCGCGACGAAGGAGCCGCCCGAAGTTTTCCTGTTATCCGTTCCCATGAGGCGTCGCCCGGGCGAAGTTTACTTTTCGTCGCATTTGCAGCGTGCCTCCTCGACTTTGCCGCGCACTTCGTCCACCTTTTCGCGTACCTTGTCGACTTCGTCGCCGATCAGGTCTTTGATTTGTTTACGGAGTTCTGCACCCGACTGGGGCGTGAAGAGCATC
This Alistipes onderdonkii DNA region includes the following protein-coding sequences:
- a CDS encoding NADH peroxidase produces the protein MAKKWRCTVCGYIHEGPEAPDQCPMCKVGKEKFVEVVEQEGNLEFVTEHVIGDGKGASKELWEGLQNHFMGECTEVGMYLAMSRQADREGYPEIAEAYKRYAWEEAEHASKFAELIGEVVWDTKTNLYKRMNAESGACEDKMRLARMAKEQNLDAVHDTVHEMAKDEARHGKGFEGLYKRYFGK
- a CDS encoding phage holin family protein, with translation MGTDNRKTSGGSFVAALVFFVMTASIAIFLLLTALVEWLSVVTGSFILSSLIVGGFFAVLAAVIYLLAIREGVERIRDQVETVYDVARAAKEGYEWLTDKFLLLMKLREMRK
- a CDS encoding YtxH domain-containing protein, with translation MKNTGIVIVSLVGGLIIGSALTMLFTPQSGAELRKQIKDLIGDEVDKVREKVDEVRGKVEEARCKCDEK